The Sesamum indicum cultivar Zhongzhi No. 13 linkage group LG1, S_indicum_v1.0, whole genome shotgun sequence genome includes a window with the following:
- the LOC105169078 gene encoding protein DETOXIFICATION 43, which produces MADDAGTLPPPAAKWKIPISVFFNDARCVFKRDELGVEILQIALPAALALAADPIASLIDTAFIGHLGPVEIAAVGVSIAIFNQASKVTIFPLVSITTSFVAEEDTVNRINAEQQKGDDLEKGSTKKTETKPAVVHENDATNKNLEKGTSTMKDDAKDEDQELKTTICKSLDAPSSSPDKEKTKSERRHIPSASTALALGGVLGLLQTIFLIFLAKPFLSLMGVKSGSPMLSPAQKYLTIRSLGAPAVLLSLAMQGVFRGFKDTKTPLYATVAGDLTNIILDPIFIFACRLGVSGAAIAHVLSQYLISLILLFKLMKQVDLLPPSIKDLQLSKFLKNGFLLLARVVAATICVTLAASMAARLGPTPMAAFQVCLQVWMTSSLLADGLAVAGQAILACAFAEKDYQKATAAAARVLQMGFVLGLGLALLVGLGLQFGSGIFTKDKHVIHVIAIGIPFVAATQPINSLAFVFDGVNFGASDFAYSAYSMVLVSIASIGSLFVLSKTNGFVGIWLALTIYMGLRTFAGFWRMGTGTGPWQFLKSRTLPSNNISS; this is translated from the exons ATGGCTGACGATGCTGGTACGCTGCCTCCACCTGCCGCAAAGTGGAAGATTCCGATCTCTGTTTTCTTCAACGATGCTAG ATGTGTTTTCAAAAGGGATGAACTCGGGGTGGAAATACTGCAGATTGCGCTCCCTGCAGCCCTGGCGTTGGCTGCTGATCCAATAGCATCTCTGATTGACACCGCGTTTATTGGCCATTTAG GTCCGGTTGAGATCGCAGCTGTAGGAGTTTCCATTGCTATATTCAATCAAGCCTCCAAAGTCACTATATTCCCACTTGTCAGCATCACTACTTCATTTGTAGCCGAGGAAGACACCGTCAACAGAATCAACGCTGAACAGCAAAAGGGCGACGACTTAGAGAAAGGATCCACCAAGAAAACAGAAACCAAACCAGCTGTGGTGCATGAAAACGATGCAACGAACAAAAACTTAGAGAAGGGTACTTCTACAATGAAGGACGATGCAAAAGATGAAGATCAAGAACTGAAAACAACCATATGTAAGTCTCTTGATGCTCCCAGCAGCAGTCCAGATAAGGAGAAAACAAAGAGTGAGCGTCGACATATTCCTTCAGCATCTACTGCACTGGCTCTGGGAGGTGTTCTTGGACTCCTTCAGACCATATTCCTCATATTTCTCGCGAAACCGTTCTTAAGTCTCATGGGCGTGAAATCA GGATCTCCAATGTTATCTCCAGCACAGAAGTATCTAACGATAAGGTCACTTGGGGCGCCAGCTGTTCTTCTGTCTTTAGCCATGCAAGGGGTCTTTCGAGGATTTAAGGATACTAAAACTCCTCTTTATGCAACAG TTGCAGGAGACTTAACCAATATTATCTTGGACCCGATTTTCATATTCGCTTGTCGATTGGGTGTGAGCGGTGCAGCCATCGCTCATGTCCTATCGCA GTACTTAATCTCTCTGATTCTCTTGTTCAAGTTAATGAAACAAGTTGATCTGCTACCTCCCAGCATTAAAGATTTGCAGTTGAGCAAATTTCTCAAGAATG GTTTCCTGTTGCTAGCAAGAGTTGTAGCTGCAACCATTTGTGTGACTTTGGCAGCATCAATGGCTGCAAGGCTCGGCCCTACTCCGATGGCTGCCTTTCAGGTATGCTTGCAGGTATGGATGACATCGTCACTTCTTGCTGATGGCTTGGCTGTTGCTGGACAG GCCATCCTTGCTTGTGCATTTGCTGAGAAAGACTATCAGAAAGCTACAGCTGCTGCAGCCCGAGTGCTGCAG ATGGGATTTGTACTAGGACTCGGCCTCGCCCTTCTCGTTGGACTTGGTCTCCAGTTCGGATCAGGAATATTCACCAAGGACAAACACGTTATTCATGTCATAGCCATAGGCATCCCG TTTGTAGCAGCTACGCAACCTATAAACTCACTAGCATTCGTCTTTGATGGCGTTAACTTCGGAGCATCCGACTTCGCATATTCTGCATACTCCATG GTATTAGTCTCCATAGCAAGCATTGGATCCTTGTTTGTTCTGTCCAAAACTAATGGCTTTGTCGGAATATGGCTTGCCTTAACCATCTACATGGGCTTAAGAACATTTGCTGGTTTCTGGAG GATGGGCACAGGAACAGGGCCGTGGCAATTTCTTAAGAGTCGAACGTTGCCATCAAACAACATATCATCGTAG
- the LOC105169095 gene encoding zinc finger CCCH domain-containing protein 30-like: protein MCSGPERSNSNSSTTQGAADKKTNNMKDLNNLSVETEDSFSSLLEYAANNDIEAFKRSIELDLSAVDEAGLWYVRKKGLKQITQEERTPLMLAATYGSIDVLKLIVALPEVDLNRSCGKDKWTALHCAASGGSMNAFEVVKLLLSAGADPNIEDVTGRRPVDVLVIPPKLPGAKAALEDLLINNSSDGSVGACNLRVSLSSSNASSPVLSSSPESGSPCSPSDSASSPTAPKFSDTAVNSVSEKKQYPVDPSLPDIRNSIYSTDEFRMFSFKVRPCSRAYSHDWTECPFVHPGENARRRDPRKYHYSCVPCPDFRKGACRRGDMCEYAHGVFECWLHPAQYRTRLCKDGTSCARQVCFFAHTQDELRPLYVSTGSGVPSPRSAASAASFMDMAAALSLLPGSPTSQSVMSPSAFNQTMSPSANGISHSPAAWPQPNVPTLHLPGSNLQSSRLRSSLSARDIPPEDLNVLRDYDAQQLVMNDLACFSQPRPSSAMLNCAGRSKTTLTPSNLEELFSAEIASSPRYSDQAAAFGVFSPSHKSAVLNQFQQQQNILPPINTNVFSPRNVEHPLLQASLGVSSPRMSPRSMEPGSPMSARLSAFAQRERQQQHMRSLSSRDLGSNRVPVVGSPTTTWSKWGSPNGKVDWSVSGEDQGHLKRSSSFELKNDGEEPDLSWVQSLVKESPPEMTDKPAAPVSGAAPSGECLKSNSQTDSIDHSVLGAWLEQMQLDQLVA from the coding sequence ATGTGCAGTGGGCCGGAAcgatcaaattcaaattcttctaCCACCCAAGGGGCTGCTGATAAAAAAACCAACAACATGAAAGACTTAAACAATTTGTCTGTGGAGACGGAGGATTCCTTTTCAAGTTTGCTTGAATATGCTGCGAACAATGACATTGAAGCTTTCAAGAGATCCATTGAGCTAGACCTGTCTGCGGTTGATGAGGCTGGACTTTGGTATGTACGCAAGAAAGGTTTGAAGCAGATCACCCAGGAAGAAAGGACTCCTTTGATGTTAGCTGCTACTTATGGTAGCATTGATGTGTTGAAGTTGATAGTTGCTCTGCCTGAGGTTGATTTGAATAGATCTTGTGGCAAAGACAAGTGGACCGCACTCCATTGTGCGGCTTCTGGTGGCTCTATGAATGCATTTGAAGTTGTTAAGCTGCTGTTATCTGCTGGGGCTGATCCTAATATAGAGGATGTCACTGGACGACGCCCTGTTGATGTGCTTGTAATTCCTCCAAAGCTTCCTGGCGCTAAAGCTGCTCTTGAGGATTTGCTTATAAACAATAGTTCTGATGGATCAGTTGGTGCGTGCAATTTACGGGTTTCCTTATCTAGTTCTAATGCATCATCACCAGTATTATCATCATCGCCCGAGAGCGGGTCTCCATGCTCACCATCTGATTCTGCATCTTCTCCTACAGCCCCTAAGTTTAGTGATACTGCTGTTAATTCTGTATCAGAGAAGAAACAATATCCCGTGGATCCATCTCTACCTGACATCAGAAATAGCATCTACTCAACTGATGAGTTTCGTATGTTTTCATTCAAGGTCAGGCCTTGCTCGAGGGCCTATTCTCATGATTGGACTGAGTGTCCTTTTGTTCACCCTGGAGAAAATGCTCGCAGAAGGGACCCAAGGAAATACCATTACAGTTGTGTACCTTGTCCTGATTTTAGAAAGGGTGCTTGTAGGCGTGGGGACATGTGTGAATATGCCCATGGGGTTTTTGAGTGCTGGCTACATCCTGCCCAGTATCGAACCAGGCTGTGCAAGGACGGCACAAGCTGTGCCAGACAGGTATGCTTTTTTGCGCACACCCAGGACGAGCTTCGTCCCTTGTACGTCTCTACTGGATCTGGTGTTCCTTCTCCGAGGTCAGCAGCCTCTGCAGCTAGTTTCATGGACATGGCTGCAGCTTTAAGTCTTTTGCCTGGTTCCCCCACTTCACAGTCTGTTATGTCTCCTTCTGCATTCAATCAAACCATGTCCCCATCTGCAAATGGAATTTCTCATTCACCTGCAGCTTGGCCTCAACCAAATGTTCCCACCCTTCATCTTCCTGGTAGCAACCTCCAGTCCAGTCGCCTGAGGTCTTCCCTTAGTGCCCGTGACATTCCACCAGAGGACCTGAATGTGTTGCGGGATTATGATGCTCAGCAACTGGTTATGAATGATTTGGCATGTTTTTCACAGCCACGTCCCAGTTCTGCTATGTTGAATTGCGCTGGAAGGTCTAAGACAACACTAACTCCTTCCAATCTTGAAGAGCTTTTTTCTGCTGAGATCGCCTCATCTCCGAGATATTCTGATCAGGCAGCGGCTTTTGGTGTTTTTTCTCCCTCACACAAATCAGCTGTTCTTAATCAGTTTCAGCAGCAGCAGAACATTTTGCCACCTATTAATACTAATGTTTTTTCTCCTAGAAATGTTGAACATCCTTTATTGCAGGCTTCTTTGGGTGTCTCATCTCCACGGATGTCACCAAGAAGCATGGAACCAGGGTCCCCTATGAGTGCTCGTCTCTCGGCTTTTGCCCAGCGTGAGAGGCAGCAGCAGCACATGCGTAGCCTCAGCTCGCGGGATCTTGGATCGAACCGGGTTCCAGTTGTTGGATCTCCAACCACTACTTGGTCTAAGTGGGGTTCCCCCAATGGGAAAGTTGATTGGTCGGTGAGTGGAGAAGATCAAGGTCATCTGAAGAGATCATCTTCGTTTGAACTGAAAAATGATGGAGAAGAACCTGATTTGTCATGGGTGCAATCTCTCGTCAAAGAATCACCACCTGAGATGACGGACAAGCCTGCGGCACCTGTTTCTGGTGCTGCGCCATCCGGTGAGTGTTTGAAATCAAATTCTCAAACTGACTCCATTGATCACTCTGTTTTAGGGGCTTGGCTCGAGCAGATGCAACTTGACCAGCTCGTTGCCTAG
- the LOC105169105 gene encoding ras-related protein RABC1, protein MESSSGAPSEFDYLFKLLMIGDSGVGKSSLLLSFTSDTFEDLSPTIGVDFKVKHVTVGEKKLKLAIWDTAGQERFRTLTSSYYRGAQGIIMVYDVTRRETFTNLSDIWAKEIDLYSTNQDCIKMLVGNKVDKESERAVSKKEGIEFAREYGCLFIECSAKTRVNVEQCFEELVLKILETPSLLAEGSAGVKKNIFKQKPPESDASSGCC, encoded by the exons ATGGAATCATCTTCTGGGGCACCGTCCGAATTCGATTATTTGTTTAAGCTGTTGATGATCGGGGATTCTGGGGTTGGGAAAAGTAGCCTTTTGCTCAGCTTCACTTCTGATACTTTCGAAGATCTTTCTCCTACAATCG GAGTGGATTTCAAGGTGAAGCATGTTACTGTTGGAGAGAAAAAGTTGAAGCTTGCAATTTGGGACACTG CTGGACAGGAAAGATTTAGGACTTTGACCAGTTCATATTACAGAGGAGCTCAAGGAATCATCATGG TTTATGATGTGACTCGGCGAGAAACCTTTACAAATCTATCTGATATTTGGGCTAAAGAAATTGACCTGTACTCAACAAATCAAGATTGCATTAAGATGCTAGTTGGCAACAAAGTTGATAAG GAAAGTGAAAGAGCTGTGAGCAAAAAAGAGGGCATTGAGTTTGCGAGGGAGTATGGATGCCTCTTCATTGAATGTAGTGCCAAGACTAGAGTAAATGTGGAGCAATGTTTTGAGGAACTTGTTCTGAAG ATCTTGGAGACACCAAGTCTCTTAGCTGAAGGCTCAGCTGGTGTGAAGAAAAACATCTTCAAACAGAAACCTCCAGAGTCTGATGCATCCTCCGGCTGCTGCTGA